Proteins found in one Homalodisca vitripennis isolate AUS2020 chromosome 4, UT_GWSS_2.1, whole genome shotgun sequence genomic segment:
- the LOC124359913 gene encoding mitochondrial nicotinamide adenine dinucleotide transporter SLC25A51, whose protein sequence is MSSKGNLVEASSESVAVIHALPGMSASPSQVTSHHSDLDEFLCGWGAAVINIAITFPLNKVIFRQMVHNVGVHNAVQQISKEGMFYLYRGILPPLCQKSISTSLMFGIYESCCTRLMDLGMPKFMSSVIAANIAGTTEALLTPFERIQTLMQHSNFHREFKNSQHASRVIAIQYGIKEFYRGLVPILLRNGPSNAFFFVLREKANLAIPKPNSVIGTATKEFIIGAVIGAFGSTVFYPLNVIKAHMQSRLGGPHQSTWSAVGEIYYARDGSLRKFYRGVHLNYTRSFISWGVINLAYENLKKCIHNE, encoded by the exons ATGTCATCTAAAGGTAACCTAGTGGAGGCCAGCTCCGAGTCTGTGGCAGTAATTCATGCACTACCTGGCATGTCTGCATCTCCATCTCAGGTCACCTCCCATCACAGTGACTTGGACGAGTTCCTGTGTGGCTGGGGTGCAGCCGTCATCAACATTGCAATCACTTTTCCTCTCAACAAAGTTATCTTTCGTCAG ATGGTGCACAATGTCGGTGTTCACAATGCAGTACAGCAAATATCCAAGGAAGGGATGTTTTACCTGTACAGAGGCATCTTGCCACCCCTCTGTCAGAAGTCCATCTCAACGTCACTCATGTTCGGGATCTACGAGAGTTGCTGCACTCGTCTGATGGACCTAGGAATGCCTAAGTTCATGAGTAGTGTTATAGCGGCCAACATAGCTGGCACCACAGAGGCACTTCTCACTCCGTTCGAACGAATCCAGACACTCATGCAACACAGCAATTTTCACCGGGAGTTCAAGAACTCCCAACACGCTTCCCGAGTGATAGCCATCCAGTACGGTATCAAGGAGTTCTACCGAGGACTTGTGCCAATTCTCTTAAGGAACGGACCATCAAATGCTTTCTTCTTTGTTTTAAGAGAAAAAGCTAACTTAGCGATACCAAAGCCAAATTCAGTTATCGGAACTGCTACTAAAGAGTTTATCATTGGTGCTGTGATCGGTGCATTTGGGAGTACTGTTTTTTATCCCCTTAATGTGATAAAGGCGCACATGCAGAGCCGCTTAGGGGGTCCTCATCAGTCTACGTGGTCCGCAGTTGGTGAGATTTACTATGCTAGGGACGGGAGCCTACGTAAGTTTTATCGAGGTGTACACTTGAACTACACACGGTCCTTTATAAGTTGGGGAGTTATTAATTTAGCttatgagaatttaaaaaaatgtatacataatgaataa